One genomic segment of Plasmodium vinckei vinckei genome assembly, chromosome: PVVCY_03 includes these proteins:
- a CDS encoding mitochondrial ribosomal protein L12 precursor, putative gives MINTCRHAKLLLHSSKVYNKRGNYNTLSLKKIIQTNSKICFFKICRNTFFSTNSSSYDVFDKIKDSNDKQDEVENESTKKRKPSKKVLKLVDDILNLTLIEAADLCDLCQEKLEGNKSFNNGYFINRNPFPHPSSFFGTSNMPQMSEGINMPNPNITNTSTNVESENPDIKQTNETNKNEEKKKSTKNTFSVKLEKFDVKNKINTIKEIRKITNVGLKEAKEMVESAPFYIQKNVPAEQAEEIKKTFEGLGATIILE, from the exons ATGATTAATACATGTAGACATGCCAAGTTACTTCTTCATAGTTCAAAGGTTTATAACAAAAGGGGTAATTATAATACATTAAGTTTGAAAAAGATTATACAAACAAATTCGAagatttgtttttttaaaatatgtaggAATACATTTTTCTCTACAAATAGTAGTAGTTACGATGTGTTtgacaaaataaaagattcGAATGATAAACAAGATGAAGTAGAAAATGAAtctacaaaaaaaagaaaaccatcaaaaaaagttttaaaattagttgatgatatattaaatttgacATTGATAGAAGCAGCAGATTTATGTGATTTATGTCAAGAAAAATTAGAAGgaaataaatcatttaataatggatattttataaatcgAAATCCATTTCCACATCCTTCATCTTTTTTTGGGACTTCAAATATGCCTCAAATGAGTGAGGGGATTAATATGCCAAACCCAAACATAACTAATACCTCTACTAATGTAGAAAGTGAGAATCCCGATATAAAACAAACTAATGAAACCaacaaaaatgaagaaaagaaaaaatcaACTAAAAATACTTTTAGTGTAAAACTAGAAAAGTTTgatgttaaaaataaaattaatactaTCAAAGAAATTCGAAAAATAACCAACGTTGGCTTGAAGGAAGCCAAGGAAATGGTAGAGAGCGCCCCCTTCTACATACAAAAGA ACGTCCCGGCGGAGCAGGCCGAGGAAATCAAAAAAACCTTTGAAGGCCTCGGAGCAACAATAATTTTAGAGTAA
- a CDS encoding peptide chain release factor subunit 1, putative, whose protein sequence is MEVDRDANVEQWKIKRLIKKLENAKGNGTSMISLIIRSKDEVSRINKMLADELGTASNIKSRVNRLSVLSAITSTQQKLKLYNKTPPKGLVVYCGTVVTEDGKEKKMSIDFEPFRPINTSLYLCDNKFHVEALKELLESDDKFGFIIVDGNGALFGTIQGNAREVIRRFTVDLPKKHGRGGQSALRFARLRLEKRHNYLRKVAEVSTSVFITNDKVNVLGIVLAGSADFKNDLLHSDLFDQRLYAKVIKIVDISYGGDNGFNQAIELSGEALQNVKFIQEKKLIGKFFEEIAQDTGKVVYGIEDTLKALEIGAVELLIVYEGLDIIRLTTKNNVTNQTKTMHIFPHDEKQESLYKENNVELEVVEKILLTDWIINNYKKYGASLDFVTNKSQEGAQFQKGFGGFGGMLRYKIDLNLYDEDVDSDVELF, encoded by the exons ATGGAAGTCGATCGTGATGCAAATGTTGAGCAATGGAAGATAAAAAGGCTCATCAAAAAGTTAGAGAATGCCAAAGG AAACGGAACCAGCATGATTAGCCTTATTATACGAAGCAAAGATGAAGTCTCGAGAATTAACAAAATGTTGGCTGATGAACTCGGAACAGCTTCCAACATCAAAAGTAGAGTCAACCGACTCAGTGTCCTATCCGCGATTACCTCCACCCAGCAAA AGCTAAAGCTGTACAATAAGACTCCGCCCAAGGGACTCGTCGTATATTGTGGAACTGTGGTGACCGAAGACgggaaagaaaaaaaaatgtctaTAGACTTTGAGCCCTTTCGACCAATCAACACtagtttatatttatgtgaTAATAAATTTCATGTTGAAGCattaaaagaattattaGAAAGTGACGATAAATTTGGATTTATTATAGTAGATGGTAATGGTGCATTATTTGGAACCATACAAGGAAATGCAAGAGAAGTTATTCGAAGGTTTACAGTTGATTTACCTAAAAAACATGGACGTGGTGGTCAAAGTGCGTTACGTTTTGCACGTTTAAGATTAGAAAAAAGACATAATTATCTAAGAAAAGTTGCTGAAGTATCTACATCTGTATTTATAACAAATGATAAAGTTAATGTTTTAGGTATTGTATTAGCAGGAAGTGcagattttaaaaatgatttattaCATAGTGATCTATTTGATCAAAGACTATATGCtaaagttataaaaattgttgaTATTTCTTATGGAGGTGATAATGGATTTAATCAAGCTATAGAACTTAGTGGAGAAGCTTTACAAAATGTTAAGTTTAtacaagaaaaaaaattaataggaaaattttttgaagAAATTGCACAAGATACAGGTAAAGTTGTATATGGTATTGAAGATACTTTAAAGGCATTAGAAATCGGAGCTGttgaattattaattgTTTATGAAGGTTTAGATATTATTAGATTaacaacaaaaaataatgttacTAATCAAACAAAAACTATGCATATCTTTCCTCATGATGAAAAACAAGaatcattatataaagaaaataatgttgAATTAGAAGTTGTAGAAAAAATCTTATTAACAGATTggataattaataattataaaaaatatggtgCTTCCTTAGATTTTGTTACTAATAAATCTCAAGAAGGTGCACAATTCCAAAAAGGCTTTGGAGGTTTTGGTGGTATGCTTAGATATAAAATcgatttaaatttatacgATGAAGATGTAGACAGTGATgttgaattattttaa
- a CDS encoding secreted protein with altered thrombospondin repeat domain, putative, which translates to MTNHRIVLFFFFSFFLIQKKSSQYNRDYSKIYSIDTDEYEDINKRKRDSYMKPDVGADTCVIFSSKEGDPHNCWCPRGYIMCSEEDVTDLQTKLEKIEDKNTKTKLTPSWVKILCDDSKEYGFKNMSVVIDYELAVICKDMSNKENPDFEIIGASGYIPNETVINEMKADPTYVPRKCTVNNFYLCKKVENDNVNCQYSSWSDWTPCIDNKQKRMKKVVRSNQNNTNFCLWNNKKIPRSIIEQTRSCE; encoded by the exons ATGACAAACCATCGAATAgtgttgtttttttttttttccttttttttaatacaaaaaaaaagtagtCAATATAATAGAGATTATtcgaaaatatattctattGATACTGATGAATAtgaagatataaataaaagaaaaagagaCTCATATATGAAGCCTGATGTTGGTGCAGACACATGcgtaatattttcttctaaGGAAGGAGATCCACACAa ctgCTGGTGCCCAAGAGGATATATTATGTGCAGTGAAGAAGATGTTACTGATTTGCAAACAAAGCTCGAAAAAAttgaagataaaaatacaaagaCAAAATTAACTCCATCGTGggttaaaatattatgtgaTGATTCTAAAGAATAtggttttaaaaatatgtcaGTAGTTATAGATTATGAGCTAGCTGTTATATGTAAAGACATGTCTAACAAAGAAAATCCTGATTTTGAAATAATAGGAGCATCAGGTTATATTCCCAACGAAACTGTAATTAATGAAATGAAAGCAGACCCAACATATGTTCCTCGTAAATGTActgttaataatttttatttatgtaaaaaagtagaaaatgataatgtCAATTGCCAATATAGCTCTTGGTCTGATTGGACTCCATGTATAGATaacaaacaaaaaagaatgaaaaaagtTGTACGTtcaaatcaaaataataccAACTTTTGTTTatggaataataaaaaaattccaAGAAGTATAATAGAGCAAACTCGATCAtgtgaataa
- a CDS encoding SRR1-like protein, which produces MDEWINVPLKHKSKKYMLAQNDGKQSLNKDRVDDKNTTNDITEIYEKKNKTYDENKYVEHVHNGVKKIMNSVEKSAFFENFKKKFKEIKKENVEIQSAICLGLGSLTDININNKNACMYQLAFILLVSKNYNIRNIYIYDPKISNTDLSVYKILNVQVLSSYITIPKQLAENEKEITVCNLKENEHVLLFMPHCDISLYGEVLYNIFIDEKLSYPNMDFLLTPEKTIYIGNSFDYYKDHIYQHKPLGIPSFAIELLQKSEQSESIKWDIAHLNKLKKNFKYSHFIFYILNFLNEIKFPICSEQVHAFNDLSITTFQKLPDQFIFCNNYDN; this is translated from the exons atggaTGAATGGATAAATGTACCCCTAAAACACAAAAGTAAAAAGTATATGTTGGCACAAAATGACGGGAAACAGAGTTTGAACAAAGATAGAGTggatgataaaaatacaacTAATGACATTACTGagatatatgaaaaaaaaaataaaacatacgatgaaaataaatatgtagaaCATGTTCATAATggagttaaaaaaattatgaacagTGTAGAAAAAAGTGCATTTTtcgaaaattttaaaaaaaagtttaaagagattaaaaaagaaaatgtagAAATACAATCCGCTATTTGTTTAGGTTTAGGTTCTTTAACAGACATAAAtatcaataataaaaatgcatgTATGTATCAATtagcatttatattattggtttcaaaaaattataatattaggaatatatatatatatgaccCAAAAATTAGCAATACTGATTTAAGTGTGTATAAAATTCTGAACGTTCAGGTTCTTAGTTCCTATATAACCATACCAAAACAGCTAGcggaaaatgaaaaagaaataacaGTATGTAATTTGAAGGAAAACGAGCATGttctattatttatgcCACATTGTGATATAAGTTTATATGGTGaagttttatataatatatttattgatgaaaaattaagttATCCTAATAtggattttttattaacccctgaaaaaacaatatatattggaAATAGTTTTGATTATTACAAAgatcatatatatcaacATAAACCTTTGGGAATTCCCAGTTTTGCTATTgaattattacaaaaaagtGAACAATCAGAAAGTATTAAATGGGACATTGcgcatttaaataaattgaaaaagaattttaaatattcccattttatattttatatattaaactttttaaatgaaataaaatttcctATTTGTTCTGAACAAGTACATGCTTTTAATGATCTATCTATTACAacttttcaaaaattaCCTGACCAATTCATATTTTg taataattatgataattaa
- a CDS encoding multidrug efflux pump, putative: MVGVPMLKRSKKKLHSSHNTHLDDYTKNGHTNNNINGRHKKGLCKDGSEKRSLINDNNCVQTDQSKIIEVTQTDKVNNENMKWPDLRKEKNEKKSFSTVFTKTISMLFTEIFIKSFQTMLSYVITSSFFILLNLYISSSCKYEEIAGFGVSLSIVSLLNSVVEGFCSSLDYFCSQSIGMKDIYNSFLFLNSAYFLFFIFYVLLVLIFFLIKFIIYYAINSKSIYIFMNIEMGSDITQGYYFKMMNVFFSSFKMLLFAFYPYFLFESTRRFLILHNNIYPSLFTSFLSFFVLNFLCYIFVFIFSMSHIGVSLAWLITNIISCFFILYFLIDYIQDCSLLLASDARTPFLTKNYESEKNPVKPVFLSTPNKTDPHYYSQNKDDHYHALDIEQSRSDNNKQDHNINSCFPTNKICKISFLFFHIPSKSIRSKFLNITKTNIKNIFFEILSFEMQLLESAYLSLTSVAVFIQINNMLGLVYNVSHSYGIFLSKLMGIYVLRKKKIQEASTNNKIENEQNSLDATDSNSDQILLDRIEIGTSFILLLLFLYACLAIVYIYHENIITFFYSDTTIRNYLIKVFFIIIIESLLEVLAAFLNNIIKGLGLQDKISFFTFINYMLLMQPLGIILTFCFSMDIYGFIYSTIISMLVQVIYLSTFVFKAL, from the coding sequence ATGGTGGGTGTGCCAATGCTGAAGAGATCAAAAAAGAAGTTGCATTCGAGTCACAACACACATCTTGATGACTACACCAAGAATGGtcatacaaataataatataaatggaCGCCATAAAAAAGGTTTATGCAAAGATGGAAGTGAAAAAAGATCGTTAATAAATGACAACAATTGTGTGCAGACAGATCAGagtaaaataatagaaGTAACACAAACTGATAAAGtgaataatgaaaatatgaaatgGCCAGATTTaaggaaagaaaaaaatgaaaagaaaaGTTTTTCTACAGTTTTTACTAAAACAATAAGTATGTTATTTacagaaatatttataaaatcatttCAAACAATGTTATCATATGTTATAacatcatcattttttattttattaaacttatatatatctagtAGTTGTAAATATGAAGAAATAGCTGGATTTGGTGTTTCTTTATCTATTgtatcattattaaattctGTTGTTGAAGGATTTTGTAGTAGTTtagattatttttgtaGTCAATCAATAGGAATgaaagatatatataattcttttttatttttaaatagtgcatattttttattttttatattttatgtattacttgttttaatattttttttaatcaaatttataatttattatgcaataaattcaaaatctatttacattttcatGAACATCGAAATGGGTAGTGATATTACACAaggatattattttaaaatgatgaatgtatttttttccagtttcaaaatgttattatttgctttttatccatattttttatttgaatctACTAGAcgctttttaattttacataataatatatatccaaGCTTATTTACATCTTtcctttcattttttgtattaaattttttatgttatatttttgtttttatattttctatgaGCCATATTGGTGTTTCTTTAGCATGGCTTATAACCAATATTATTAGttgcttttttattttatattttttaatagatTATATTCAAGATTGTTCACTTCTTTTAGCGTCAGATGCTAGAACCCCTTTTCTGACCAAAAACTATGAATCCGAAAAAAATCCCGTAAAACCCGTTTTCCTCTCCACCCCAAATAAAACAGATCCACACTATTATTCACAAAACAAAGACGACCATTACCATGCCCTAGATATTGAACAAAGTCGTAGTGACAATAACAAACAAGatcataatataaattcatGCTTTccaacaaataaaatatgtaaaataagctttttattttttcatatccCTTCAAAAAGTATTAGAAGCAAATTTTTGAACAttacaaaaacaaatattaaaaatatattttttgaaattctTTCATTTGAAATGCAATTACTTGAATCAGCATATTTAAGTTTAACATCTGTTGCAgtatttatacaaataaataatatgctGGGTCTTGTTTATAATGTATCACATTCCTatggaatatttttatccaaACTAATGGGAATATACGTATtgcgaaaaaaaaaaatacaagaAGCGTCAACAAACAATAAGAtagaaaatgaacaaaacTCACTAGATGCTACAGATTCAAATTCAGACCAAATTTTATTAGATAGAATCGAAATTGGAacttcttttattttgctATTACTATTTCTTTATGCGTGTCTAgcaattgtatatatataccatgaaaatattatcactTTCTTTTACAGTGATACAACAATAaggaattatttaattaaagtattttttataataataattgaaTCACTTTTAGAAGTCTTGGCagcttttttaaataatataataaaaggaTTAGGACTACAAGataaaatttcttttttcacttttattaattatatgttaCTAATGCAACCACTAGGAATTATTTTaactttttgtttttctatGGATATCTAtggatttatatattcaacCATAATTAGTATGCTTGTTCaagttatttatttatctaCATTTGTGTTTAAGGCCCTGTAG
- a CDS encoding leucyl/phenylalanyl-tRNA--protein transferase, putative translates to MIMEEKKGDEDMEGVENDRNKLEDGSSMEKNNTISSEEDNYTNIDDNININKIVAIMSIKEPETLTKIFNLMKANNCLNYYPLLTPYHNIEKLVNMLLEENYEYENTWCVHYHASFICRLFYEGFIPVASKQKVQIIENHEPKIYKEYLLIPKIHFIRSCMHPSEIHISKKVKKKCKQFYITINKDFDGVVKGIVEKHGQNWLYPFIQEEFKKIFEKKVNYKNVQMHSVELWYEDELVAGELGNTVGSIYTSLTGFQRKSSAGTIQLCALAKLLEHQKFQLWDLGMLLPYKKEIGSKEISMKEFFERHRKFKYIDSEFKVPFMDKLNCAVLIRGLDPSDPTIQPNLT, encoded by the coding sequence ATGATAATGGAAGAAAAGAAAGGGGATGAAGATATGGAGGGTGTAGAAAATgatagaaataaattagaGGATGGTAGTtcaatggaaaaaaataatacaatatcATCTGAAGAAgataattatacaaatatagatgataatattaatataaataaaatagttgCAATCATGTCAATTAAAGAACCTGAAacattaacaaaaatatttaatctTATGAAAGCAAATAattgtttaaattattatccaTTACTTACACCATATcataatatagaaaaattagTAAACATGTTACTTGAAGAAAATTATGAGTATGAAAACACATGGTGTGTTCATTATCATGCTAGTTTTATATGCagattattttatgaagGTTTTATACCTGTAGCTAGTAAACAGAAAGTTCAAATTATAGAAAACCATGAacctaaaatatataaagaatatttattaatacctaaaatacattttatacGATCTTGTATGCATCCTAGTGAAATacatatatcaaaaaaagttaaaaaaaaatgtaaacaattttatattactattaaTAAAGATTTTGATGGAGTAGTTAAAGGGATTGTAGAAAAACATGGACAAAATTGGCTATATCCATTTATACAAGaagaatttaaaaaaatatttgaaaaaaaagttaattataaaaatgtacaaATGCATTCTGTAGAGTTATGGTATGAAGATGAATTAGTTGCTGGAGAATTAGGAAATACAGTTGGCTCGATTTATACAAGTTTAACTGGCTTTCAAAGAAAAAGTTCAGCAGGTACTATACAATTATGTGCCTTAGCAAAATTATTAGAACATCAAAAATTTCAATTATGGGATCTAGGAATGTTATTAccttataaaaaagaaatcgGATCTAAAGAAATATCAATGAAAGAATTTTTTGAACGACACAgaaaattcaaatatatagacTCCGAATTTAAAGTTCCTTTTATGGATAAACTTAATTGTGCAGTGTTAATACGTGGTCTCGACCCATCCGACCCAACTATACAACCTAATctaacataa